The following proteins are co-located in the Homo sapiens chromosome 12 genomic patch of type FIX, GRCh38.p14 PATCHES HG1398_PATCH genome:
- the C1RL gene encoding complement C1r subcomponent-like protein isoform 1 precursor (isoform 1 precursor is encoded by transcript variant 1): MPGPRVWGKYLWRSPHSKGCPGAMWWLLLWGVLQACPTRGSVLLAQELPQQLTSPGYPEPYGKGQESSTDIKAPEGFAVRLVFQDFDLEPSQDCAGDSVTISFVGSDPSQFCGQQGSPLGRPPGQREFVSSGRSLRLTFRTQPSSENKTAHLHKGFLALYQTVAVNYSQPISEASRGSEAINAPGDNPAKVQNHCQEPYYQAAAAGALTCATPGTWKDRQDGEEVLQCMPVCGRPVTPIAQNQTTLGSSRAKLGNFPWQAFTSIHGRGGGALLGDRWILTAAHTIYPKDSVSLRKNQSVNVFLGHTAIDEMLKLGNHPVHRVVVHPDYRQNESHNFSGDIALLELQHSIPLGPNVLPVCLPDNETLYRSGLLGYVSGFGMEMGWLTTELKYSRLPVAPREACNAWLQKRQRPEVFSDNMFCVGDETQRHSVCQGDSGSVYVVWDNHAHHWVATGIVSWGIGCGEGYDFYTKVLSYVDWIKGVMNGKN, encoded by the exons ATGCCTGGACCCAGAGTGTGGGGGAAATATCTCTGGAGAAGCCCTCACTCCAAAGGCTGTCCAGGCGCAAT GTGGTGGCTGCTTCTCTGGGGAGTCCTCCAGGCTTGCCCAACCCGGGGCTCCGTCCTCTTGGCCCAAGAGCTACCCCAGCAGCTGACATCCCCCGGGTACCCAGAGCCGTATGGCAAAGGCCAAGAGAGCAGCACGGACATCAAGGCTCCAGAGGGCTTTGCTGTGAGGCTCGTCTTCCAGGACTTCGACCTGGAGCCGTCCCAGGACTGTGCAGGGGACTCTGTCACA ATCTCATTCGTCGGTTCGGATCCAAGCCAGTTCTGTGGTCAGCAAGGCTCCCCTCTGGGCAGGCCCCCTGGTCAGAGGGAGTTTGTATCCTCAGGGAGGAGTTTGCGGCTGACCTTCCGCACACAGCCTTCCTCGGAGAACAAGACTGCCCACCTCCACAAGGGCTTCCTGGCCCTCTACCAAACCGTGG CTGTGAACTATAGTCAGCCCATCAGCGAGGCCAGCAGGGGCTCTGAGGCCATCAACGCACCTGGAGACAACCCTGCCAAGGTCCAGAACCACTGCCAGGAGCCCTATTATCAGGCCGCGGCAGCAG GGGCACTCACCTGTGCAACCCCAGGGACCTGGAAAGACAGACAGGATGGGGAGGAGGTTCTTCAGTGTATGCCTG TCTGCGGACGGCCAGTCACCCCCATTGCCCAGAATCAGACGACCCTCGGTTCTTCCAGAGCCAAGCTGGGCAACTTCCCCTGGCAAGCCTTCACCAGTATCCACGGCCGTGGGGGCGGGGCCCTGCTGGGGGACAGATGGATCCTCACTGCTGCCCACACCATCTACCCCAAGGACAGTGTTTCTCTCAGGAAGAACCAGAGTGTGAATGTGTTCTTGGGCCACACAGCCATAGATGAGATGCTGAAACTGGGGAACCACCCTGTCCACCGTGTCGTTGTGCACCCCGACTACCGTCAGAATGAGTCCCATAACTTTAGCGGGGACATCGCCCTCCTGGAGCTGCAGCACAGCATCCCCCTGGGCCCCAACGTCCTCCCGGTCTGTCTGCCCGATAATGAGACCCTCTACCGCAGCGGCTTGTTGGGCTACGTCAGTGGGTTTGGCATGGAGATGGGCTGGCTAACTACTGAGCTGAAGTACTCGAGGCTGCCTGTAGCTCCCAGGGAGGCCTGCAACGCCTGGCTCCAAAAGAGACAGAGACCCGAGGTGTTTTCTGACAATATGTTCTGTGTTGGGGATGAGACGCAAAGGCACAGTGTCTGCCAGGGGGACAGTGGCAGCGTCTATGTGGTATGGGACAATCATGCCCATCACTGGGTGGCCACGGGCATTGTGTCCTGGGGCATAGGGTGTGGCGAAGGGTATGACTTCTACACCAAGGTGCTCAGCTATGTGGACTGGATCAAGGGAGTGATGAATGGCAAGAATTGA
- the C1RL gene encoding complement C1r subcomponent-like protein isoform 2 precursor (isoform 2 precursor is encoded by transcript variant 2), which yields MPGPRVWGKYLWRSPHSKGCPGAMWWLLLWGVLQACPTRGSVLLAQELPQQLTSPGYPEPYGKGQESSTDIKAPEGFAVRLVFQDFDLEPSQDCAGDSVTISFVGSDPSQFCGQQGSPLGRPPGQREFVSSGRSLRLTFRTQPSSENKTAHLHKGFLALYQTVGALTCATPGTWKDRQDGEEVLQCMPVCGRPVTPIAQNQTTLGSSRAKLGNFPWQAFTSIHGRGGGALLGDRWILTAAHTIYPKDSVSLRKNQSVNVFLGHTAIDEMLKLGNHPVHRVVVHPDYRQNESHNFSGDIALLELQHSIPLGPNVLPVCLPDNETLYRSGLLGYVSGFGMEMGWLTTELKYSRLPVAPREACNAWLQKRQRPEVFSDNMFCVGDETQRHSVCQGDSGSVYVVWDNHAHHWVATGIVSWGIGCGEGYDFYTKVLSYVDWIKGVMNGKN from the exons ATGCCTGGACCCAGAGTGTGGGGGAAATATCTCTGGAGAAGCCCTCACTCCAAAGGCTGTCCAGGCGCAAT GTGGTGGCTGCTTCTCTGGGGAGTCCTCCAGGCTTGCCCAACCCGGGGCTCCGTCCTCTTGGCCCAAGAGCTACCCCAGCAGCTGACATCCCCCGGGTACCCAGAGCCGTATGGCAAAGGCCAAGAGAGCAGCACGGACATCAAGGCTCCAGAGGGCTTTGCTGTGAGGCTCGTCTTCCAGGACTTCGACCTGGAGCCGTCCCAGGACTGTGCAGGGGACTCTGTCACA ATCTCATTCGTCGGTTCGGATCCAAGCCAGTTCTGTGGTCAGCAAGGCTCCCCTCTGGGCAGGCCCCCTGGTCAGAGGGAGTTTGTATCCTCAGGGAGGAGTTTGCGGCTGACCTTCCGCACACAGCCTTCCTCGGAGAACAAGACTGCCCACCTCCACAAGGGCTTCCTGGCCCTCTACCAAACCGTGG GGGCACTCACCTGTGCAACCCCAGGGACCTGGAAAGACAGACAGGATGGGGAGGAGGTTCTTCAGTGTATGCCTG TCTGCGGACGGCCAGTCACCCCCATTGCCCAGAATCAGACGACCCTCGGTTCTTCCAGAGCCAAGCTGGGCAACTTCCCCTGGCAAGCCTTCACCAGTATCCACGGCCGTGGGGGCGGGGCCCTGCTGGGGGACAGATGGATCCTCACTGCTGCCCACACCATCTACCCCAAGGACAGTGTTTCTCTCAGGAAGAACCAGAGTGTGAATGTGTTCTTGGGCCACACAGCCATAGATGAGATGCTGAAACTGGGGAACCACCCTGTCCACCGTGTCGTTGTGCACCCCGACTACCGTCAGAATGAGTCCCATAACTTTAGCGGGGACATCGCCCTCCTGGAGCTGCAGCACAGCATCCCCCTGGGCCCCAACGTCCTCCCGGTCTGTCTGCCCGATAATGAGACCCTCTACCGCAGCGGCTTGTTGGGCTACGTCAGTGGGTTTGGCATGGAGATGGGCTGGCTAACTACTGAGCTGAAGTACTCGAGGCTGCCTGTAGCTCCCAGGGAGGCCTGCAACGCCTGGCTCCAAAAGAGACAGAGACCCGAGGTGTTTTCTGACAATATGTTCTGTGTTGGGGATGAGACGCAAAGGCACAGTGTCTGCCAGGGGGACAGTGGCAGCGTCTATGTGGTATGGGACAATCATGCCCATCACTGGGTGGCCACGGGCATTGTGTCCTGGGGCATAGGGTGTGGCGAAGGGTATGACTTCTACACCAAGGTGCTCAGCTATGTGGACTGGATCAAGGGAGTGATGAATGGCAAGAATTGA
- the C1RL gene encoding complement C1r subcomponent-like protein isoform 3 precursor (isoform 3 precursor is encoded by transcript variant 3) — MPGPRVWGKYLWRSPHSKGCPGAMWWLLLWGVLQACPTRGSVLLAQELPQQLTSPGYPEPYGKGQESSTDIKAPEGFAVRLVFQDFDLEPSQDCAGDSVTISFVGSDPSQFCGQQGSPLGRPPGQREFVSSGRSLRLTFRTQPSSENKTAHLHKGFLALYQTVAVNYSQPISEASRGSEAINAPGDNPAKVQNHCQEPYYQAAAAASTPSLFLCLSSFTPQGHSPVQPQGPGKTDRMGRRFFSVCLSADGQSPPLPRIRRPSVLPEPSWATSPGKPSPVSTAVGAGPCWGTDGSSLLPTPSTPRTVFLSGRTRV; from the exons ATGCCTGGACCCAGAGTGTGGGGGAAATATCTCTGGAGAAGCCCTCACTCCAAAGGCTGTCCAGGCGCAAT GTGGTGGCTGCTTCTCTGGGGAGTCCTCCAGGCTTGCCCAACCCGGGGCTCCGTCCTCTTGGCCCAAGAGCTACCCCAGCAGCTGACATCCCCCGGGTACCCAGAGCCGTATGGCAAAGGCCAAGAGAGCAGCACGGACATCAAGGCTCCAGAGGGCTTTGCTGTGAGGCTCGTCTTCCAGGACTTCGACCTGGAGCCGTCCCAGGACTGTGCAGGGGACTCTGTCACA ATCTCATTCGTCGGTTCGGATCCAAGCCAGTTCTGTGGTCAGCAAGGCTCCCCTCTGGGCAGGCCCCCTGGTCAGAGGGAGTTTGTATCCTCAGGGAGGAGTTTGCGGCTGACCTTCCGCACACAGCCTTCCTCGGAGAACAAGACTGCCCACCTCCACAAGGGCTTCCTGGCCCTCTACCAAACCGTGG CTGTGAACTATAGTCAGCCCATCAGCGAGGCCAGCAGGGGCTCTGAGGCCATCAACGCACCTGGAGACAACCCTGCCAAGGTCCAGAACCACTGCCAGGAGCCCTATTATCAGGCCGCGGCAGCAG CTTCAACTCCGAGCCTATTTCTTTGCCTCTCCTCATTTACGCCACAGGGGCACTCACCTGTGCAACCCCAGGGACCTGGAAAGACAGACAGGATGGGGAGGAGGTTCTTCAGTGTATGCCTG TCTGCGGACGGCCAGTCACCCCCATTGCCCAGAATCAGACGACCCTCGGTTCTTCCAGAGCCAAGCTGGGCAACTTCCCCTGGCAAGCCTTCACCAGTATCCACGGCCGTGGGGGCGGGGCCCTGCTGGGGGACAGATGGATCCTCACTGCTGCCCACACCATCTACCCCAAGGACAGTGTTTCTCTCAGGAAGAACCAGAGTGTGA
- the C1RL gene encoding complement C1r subcomponent-like protein isoform 4 precursor (isoform 4 precursor is encoded by transcript variant 4): MPGPRVWGKYLWRSPHSKGCPGAMWWLLLWGVLQACPTRGSVLLAQELPQQLTSPGYPEPYGKGQESSTDIKAPEGFAVRLVFQDFDLEPSQDCAGDSVTISFVGSDPSQFCGQQGSPLGRPPGQREFVSSGRSLRLTFRTQPSSENKTAHLHKGFLALYQTVGECPSWGCREGASVPSHDPGIFKP, from the exons ATGCCTGGACCCAGAGTGTGGGGGAAATATCTCTGGAGAAGCCCTCACTCCAAAGGCTGTCCAGGCGCAAT GTGGTGGCTGCTTCTCTGGGGAGTCCTCCAGGCTTGCCCAACCCGGGGCTCCGTCCTCTTGGCCCAAGAGCTACCCCAGCAGCTGACATCCCCCGGGTACCCAGAGCCGTATGGCAAAGGCCAAGAGAGCAGCACGGACATCAAGGCTCCAGAGGGCTTTGCTGTGAGGCTCGTCTTCCAGGACTTCGACCTGGAGCCGTCCCAGGACTGTGCAGGGGACTCTGTCACA ATCTCATTCGTCGGTTCGGATCCAAGCCAGTTCTGTGGTCAGCAAGGCTCCCCTCTGGGCAGGCCCCCTGGTCAGAGGGAGTTTGTATCCTCAGGGAGGAGTTTGCGGCTGACCTTCCGCACACAGCCTTCCTCGGAGAACAAGACTGCCCACCTCCACAAGGGCTTCCTGGCCCTCTACCAAACCGTGGGTGAGTGTCCCTcctgggggtgcagggagggAGCCTCTGTTCCCAGCCATGACCCTGGTATCTTCAAGCCTTAA